One part of the Prosthecobacter vanneervenii genome encodes these proteins:
- a CDS encoding class I SAM-dependent methyltransferase codes for MATELRDWYDTPLYYDIVFDDGTVKEADFLEGAMARYARPGKGRRLLEPACGSGRLALELAQRGWEVCGFDGNAHMTAFARQRLEGAGLQARLWEDWMQSFTLPKGVKGGFDLAHCLVSTFKYLHTEKDAAECLRRVAAALRPGGLFCLGLHLTDYDRGGSEHERWVARRGRIEVVCNTHTWPADRRTRLEKLRTRLKITDSGRTHTQETRWEFRTYNAAQLRALLRKVPELELMECYDFTCDLQEPRRLDDSYADVLLVLLRR; via the coding sequence ATGGCCACTGAACTGCGCGACTGGTACGACACCCCTCTTTACTACGACATCGTCTTTGATGATGGCACGGTAAAGGAGGCCGACTTTCTGGAGGGGGCCATGGCGCGCTACGCACGGCCTGGCAAGGGGCGCCGCCTGCTGGAGCCCGCCTGTGGCAGCGGTCGGCTGGCGCTGGAACTGGCGCAGCGCGGCTGGGAGGTGTGCGGCTTTGATGGCAATGCGCACATGACGGCCTTTGCCCGGCAGCGGCTGGAGGGCGCAGGCCTTCAGGCCCGGCTCTGGGAGGATTGGATGCAGAGCTTTACCCTGCCCAAGGGGGTGAAGGGCGGCTTTGATCTGGCCCACTGCCTGGTCAGCACCTTCAAATACCTCCACACGGAAAAGGACGCGGCCGAGTGCCTGCGGCGAGTGGCGGCGGCACTGCGCCCCGGCGGCCTTTTTTGCCTCGGACTGCACCTGACGGACTATGACCGTGGAGGCTCCGAGCACGAGCGCTGGGTGGCACGCCGTGGCAGGATCGAGGTGGTGTGCAACACCCACACCTGGCCCGCCGACCGCCGCACCCGTCTGGAAAAACTGCGCACCCGGCTCAAGATCACGGACTCAGGCCGCACGCACACGCAGGAGACGCGCTGGGAGTTCCGCACGTACAATGCCGCTCAGCTCCGTGCCCTGCTGCGCAAGGTGCCCGAGCTGGAGCTCATGGAGTGCTATGACTTTACCTGCGACCTCCAGGAGCCCCGCCGCCTGGACGACAGCTACGCCGACGTTCTGCTGGTGCTGCTGCGGCGGTAG
- a CDS encoding Calx-beta domain-containing protein: MRPRLFILLSAVLVAAAFFAFRATRQQSLTVEGHSCCPPEKSRTRQTPGPVHASTLKPGKPKAEAVESTEAKIQSNGEMAAFTRWTQDYLEAAPEDRAKMVEEGVKLAQARRPVIKQLIKDDPKTALERAVPMVVRQQLPTSIVSLLEKRLNGVAAIQVFKGVPAPGEPLPNKPVMFREAEFKEGGTYRAYVYGSLEQKLSNSPGVSLNGIAVDSDLAVNDSPSRQLEPGEKLSAEKPLVAICPISGLKTEAEGLQPGDAVSETANIVETATEIVSLCGGYHRDPFNQTIIWGEGVSGGVFGYSGNLPSAPTPSLGTFKVLAIPMTYADTNKVPATEAELSAVMRDCGEFFSKASFGKLTMLGVVTPPVKLQHNEAWYVNRDTSNGGDISGTSLEHQHAREAARQLGYDWNDYDCIVVRHNGGPGSYGGLASGNLVWARDNTLRVWCHEMGHTFGLAHANFWDTAGTSSIGVGTNEEYGHDYDMMSGASTTLAHHYNSQAKNQVRWLPSNFIQNVTQSGLYRIYAMDTGLLLPSRAYSMTITKDTQRVYWADVRTLFDTNPWIKNGLFLGWRFPNGGASNLQLIDSTPGSPFLKEDSPISLGSTFSDTETGIHITTVAMNDSPRYMDVAVNFGFFPTNNEPTLTLTASNTSVPTGATVTFTATAADADGDTLAYSWQNFGDTSVKVVSPNAPTMSRTFPTAGSYVVTCTVSDMKGGTASRNVLITVGNGNSRYAISGRITNAGAGVAGVTVLANGANGVVTDTDGYYIIPNLSANSYSMTPLLYGFNFSERFNNNIVVGPSATGADFVATPSSFVTITATNPNANELAPVTTGSFRLTRTGDLGSALVVNVNAASGGATKGTDYTFAPDYATGSQGFSTFTIPANSATLDVVVTPLVDALVEGPETVILQLGPGVGYLASNPSTATVVINDDDTVLPKVSLAVSKGSTIENSGVPMSFTFTRTGSTGADLIVPYSIGGTATNGTDYTSLSGSITIPNGSASATLSVSPIDDALTEPVETVVLSITTGASFIADPLALSASANLVDDEVQTVSVVATDPVAQEIDLTQPGAVANTGTFVITRTGDTTNPLTVYYAMSGTPSTGTPALHGVDYEQLPGLVTIPASQTQATVTIIPRYDTIGEGPETAVITLGAGSANYVVGTPNVATVTINDAAGTVPYIDVENIGAVTEPSTTGTFRFTVRGDLTTPLIVNYSLSGTATNGVDYDSGSVWNPQTSNTTSTLNAVWAADANNAWAVGAGGTIMKWDGTSWSAQSSGVTSSLNAVWGTSATSVWAAGDGGVILKWNGTAWSAQTSGTTNILRAVWGTSATSIWAVGDGGTILFFNGTAWSAQTSGIATALYGVWGSSATSVWSVGAGGVIRFWNGSTWAAQTSPTTNTLRSITGSSATSLWAAGAAGTLLRSTTGTSWSTLTSPTTQDLSGIWAADSSNAWASGSNGVILRTTNATTWTAQVSNAVPALSGVRGISTANVWAVGASGTIVNYNTAASIPLSGSFTVPLGMSVFDMIVRPIDDAVAEELENVAITITPSASYTTFGPTSSASMWVIDNEQPSVFVDTQVGTAGSSTVTEGTTSTPTKFYVSRTGSTTAALAVNFTLGGSATAGTDYTVTTGANLTFSGNTGTLTIAAGALGGDIPLVITNDTTFEGTETITFDLAAGSYGRGPGTLMYLADNETSTASVGFQASSSAVNENAGTVNIPVTLSSAQAAPVSIDYALGTNTSGSSSSVSTQALPYWVRVVRAGSSLTFFESNDGSAWVQRGGTVTLSGLSSSTYYAGIALGSASSSVSSTASVDNFAITGLDAGATVGSEGAVNLSAATGSHTNTSGVYSITATGTGPGGGATTDQFRFVYFPVSNSANCTVTARLASQTATSTGARLGVMLRNDVTNAGAIYAASLVHGTGGFLSGSRATLNAAAATQTAVTTPILSKWFRLQRSGDVFTSSQSNDGTTWVSVGTTQTIALGPTTLAGIFCSARSDGTVATATFDNVSLTGSGTLQGRDVGFVNVDGSESLNGGVWTVNGSGSGVSTGGDEGRFVAREVSGDFTLIARLTSLSGGASNAQAGVMMRTDRNGYARDFYAGWSNSLAIEQFYRTQSVSSAFGSGVDYTFAPGTLTFAPGETSKNISIIINDDNMREPNNLVTLQLLNPNGAVLGTNSYHGLTIVDNDTGSASPYVSFAAASTTVVENAGFAVIQVSLSTAATTNVSIDYSMADGTALSGSDYTGASGTLNFAAGDTVKTITVPILDDGIVESAESFTLTLSNPVGLLTSSITTHTVTINDDDLPTVSIVANDPNASETGPDNGQFTISRSGPTTSPLTVLLARSGTATSSTDFTAIATPLSFVIPTGQTSATLDVVPVDDATNEGSETVIETISADAAYVIGTASSATVTIADNDRSTVTIAATDNIASETPGNTGTFTITRTAPTNVALTVTVAIAGTATNTTDYSTVSTSVAFAINDVSKTITITPVNDSLQEGDETVAVNIVAGGGNYTIGTPDAAFVTIQDNDSAPTLFINSPGEQGVLLASSNGIILSATVSDDGLPSATTLQWTQVNGPGTAAFASPTSATTAVTFSVAGTYALQLSAFDGLFTSTDQVTVIVGGSLTAGDWISQDLDPIAAKRGQGLQSGTQFSVNGSGGGYASRGTDQASVMLRSLDGDGSIVARLTTFTTTAALSGITIRDSMARGARRAVLGYVPGTGLQFRARTTASSSDTLVATGTGLTLPLWLKLDRVAATNNITASYSSDGVNYTQLGTTTAITMDNRALFGLTTTSNSTSTVANAVLDNVSTTPALSGPALVSEDATASPAAAGSGSESAGTYTIAGSTTGYFYGWQYYGDLVVTARLNTMTSGAGSAIAGLRLSEGLDAGAYVQFGRIGSSAYNGYYWTVIAGGTGDGLPSGVNNGDWLRVVRKGTSVTAFRAPNVSGSPGTWIQVGQPQTIIMTTPVWVGFYVNNASGVGLNTATFSGLTIESLNKAPIVGIASTATYPLSPVPLDGTVTDDSYPTPVSLSTTWSRQSGPASVVFADATQVDTTATLSQPGSYVLRLTANDSSAQTFKDLTFTGYAKAFEVWQAQNWTAYSDPNAAATYDADRDGQANLLEYAFGTPPQTAGTSPLVYDTTAVSTDKYLRITVPKNAAATDVTFTVEATSDLTNPNGWSSVGLVTEQNTSTQLIVRDALPMSASGPRFMRVKVVRN; the protein is encoded by the coding sequence ATGCGCCCCCGTCTTTTCATCCTTCTCTCTGCGGTGCTCGTTGCAGCCGCTTTTTTTGCTTTTCGTGCCACCCGCCAGCAGTCTTTGACCGTGGAGGGGCACTCCTGCTGCCCTCCTGAGAAAAGCCGCACGCGCCAGACTCCAGGCCCTGTCCACGCCAGCACGCTGAAGCCTGGCAAACCGAAGGCGGAGGCTGTGGAAAGCACCGAGGCAAAGATCCAGTCGAACGGCGAGATGGCCGCCTTCACCAGATGGACGCAGGACTATCTGGAGGCAGCGCCCGAGGATCGTGCCAAGATGGTGGAGGAAGGGGTGAAGCTGGCGCAGGCGCGCCGGCCGGTGATCAAGCAGCTCATCAAGGATGATCCGAAGACGGCGCTGGAGCGCGCGGTGCCGATGGTGGTGCGGCAGCAATTGCCGACTAGCATCGTCTCGCTGTTGGAAAAGCGTTTGAATGGAGTTGCCGCCATTCAAGTGTTTAAGGGGGTGCCCGCACCTGGTGAACCGTTGCCGAACAAACCGGTGATGTTTCGTGAGGCAGAGTTTAAGGAGGGGGGGACATACCGCGCGTATGTCTATGGCTCGCTGGAACAAAAGCTTTCGAACTCGCCTGGTGTCTCTCTGAATGGCATCGCTGTCGACTCGGACCTCGCGGTGAATGATTCACCTTCTCGTCAGCTCGAGCCAGGCGAAAAACTGTCCGCAGAAAAGCCGCTTGTTGCGATTTGCCCGATCTCGGGCCTGAAGACCGAGGCGGAAGGTTTGCAGCCGGGCGATGCAGTGAGCGAGACGGCCAACATTGTCGAGACAGCGACCGAGATCGTGAGCCTATGCGGCGGGTATCACCGAGATCCGTTCAACCAAACCATCATCTGGGGCGAAGGCGTGAGCGGCGGTGTGTTTGGTTACTCTGGGAATTTGCCGTCCGCACCGACGCCATCGCTCGGCACCTTCAAGGTGCTGGCGATCCCGATGACGTATGCAGATACCAACAAGGTGCCCGCGACCGAGGCGGAGCTGTCCGCCGTGATGCGTGACTGCGGCGAGTTTTTTTCCAAGGCATCGTTTGGCAAGCTCACGATGCTCGGCGTGGTAACGCCACCGGTGAAGTTGCAGCACAATGAAGCCTGGTATGTGAATCGTGACACCTCGAACGGCGGAGACATCAGCGGCACCAGCCTGGAGCATCAGCATGCGCGTGAGGCCGCGCGGCAGCTCGGCTATGATTGGAATGACTACGATTGCATCGTCGTGCGGCACAACGGTGGCCCTGGCTCCTACGGTGGTCTTGCCAGCGGCAATCTCGTTTGGGCACGCGACAACACTCTGCGTGTATGGTGCCACGAAATGGGCCACACGTTTGGCCTCGCTCATGCCAACTTCTGGGACACCGCCGGCACCAGCAGCATCGGCGTGGGTACCAACGAAGAGTATGGTCACGACTACGACATGATGAGCGGTGCGAGCACGACCCTGGCACACCATTACAATTCACAGGCGAAGAATCAGGTGAGGTGGCTGCCGAGCAACTTCATTCAAAACGTCACCCAAAGCGGCCTCTACCGCATCTACGCGATGGACACCGGTCTGCTGCTGCCAAGCCGCGCGTATTCGATGACGATTACGAAGGACACGCAGCGTGTTTATTGGGCCGATGTCCGCACCTTGTTTGACACGAACCCGTGGATCAAGAACGGCCTCTTCCTCGGCTGGCGCTTTCCGAACGGCGGCGCGAGCAATCTCCAGCTCATCGACAGCACGCCGGGTTCACCGTTTCTCAAAGAAGACTCGCCCATCTCACTCGGCAGCACGTTCTCGGACACGGAAACGGGCATTCACATCACCACCGTCGCGATGAATGATTCGCCGCGCTACATGGATGTGGCGGTGAACTTCGGTTTCTTCCCGACCAACAACGAACCAACGCTCACGCTCACGGCCTCGAACACATCGGTGCCCACCGGAGCCACTGTGACGTTTACGGCAACTGCCGCTGATGCCGATGGCGATACGCTGGCCTACTCCTGGCAAAACTTCGGCGACACGTCAGTGAAGGTGGTTTCGCCAAACGCACCCACGATGTCGCGCACCTTCCCGACTGCGGGCAGTTACGTGGTTACGTGCACGGTGAGCGACATGAAGGGCGGCACGGCGTCGCGCAACGTTTTGATCACGGTCGGCAATGGGAATTCCCGCTACGCCATCAGCGGTCGCATCACCAATGCTGGTGCTGGCGTTGCGGGGGTGACTGTGCTCGCCAACGGTGCCAACGGCGTGGTCACGGACACTGATGGCTACTACATCATTCCCAATCTCTCGGCGAACAGCTACTCGATGACGCCGCTGCTCTACGGCTTCAACTTCAGCGAGCGCTTCAACAACAACATTGTCGTCGGCCCCAGCGCCACGGGTGCGGACTTCGTGGCTACGCCGAGTTCGTTCGTCACCATCACGGCAACGAATCCAAACGCGAACGAGCTTGCACCCGTCACCACCGGCAGCTTCCGTCTCACCCGCACGGGTGATCTTGGCTCTGCGCTGGTGGTCAATGTCAATGCCGCATCGGGTGGCGCGACCAAGGGCACGGACTACACATTTGCTCCCGACTACGCCACCGGTTCGCAGGGTTTCAGTACTTTCACGATTCCGGCGAACTCGGCGACGCTTGATGTTGTCGTCACACCATTGGTCGATGCGCTGGTGGAAGGTCCTGAGACCGTGATTCTACAACTCGGTCCCGGCGTTGGTTATCTGGCCAGCAATCCATCGACGGCGACCGTCGTGATCAATGACGATGACACGGTTTTGCCCAAAGTATCGCTCGCTGTGTCGAAGGGCTCAACGATTGAAAACAGCGGCGTGCCGATGAGCTTTACGTTCACCCGAACGGGTTCGACGGGAGCCGACTTGATTGTGCCTTACAGCATTGGAGGGACGGCGACGAACGGCACGGACTACACGAGCTTGAGCGGTTCGATCACGATCCCGAACGGCTCGGCATCGGCGACGCTGAGCGTATCACCCATCGACGATGCCTTGACCGAACCCGTTGAAACGGTGGTGCTCAGCATCACGACGGGCGCGAGCTTCATCGCTGATCCGCTGGCGCTGAGCGCCTCGGCAAACCTCGTCGATGATGAAGTGCAAACGGTGAGCGTGGTGGCGACGGATCCTGTGGCGCAGGAGATCGACCTGACGCAGCCAGGCGCTGTGGCGAACACGGGAACCTTTGTCATCACACGCACGGGTGACACGACGAATCCGCTCACCGTTTACTATGCGATGAGCGGCACGCCAAGCACCGGCACGCCCGCATTGCATGGCGTGGACTATGAGCAACTGCCTGGTTTGGTCACCATTCCGGCATCGCAAACGCAGGCAACCGTCACGATCATCCCGCGCTACGACACGATCGGTGAAGGTCCGGAAACAGCGGTAATCACGCTCGGCGCGGGTTCCGCAAACTATGTCGTCGGCACGCCGAACGTCGCCACTGTGACGATTAATGACGCGGCGGGAACCGTGCCTTACATCGACGTGGAGAACATCGGCGCAGTCACCGAGCCAAGCACGACCGGAACCTTTCGCTTTACGGTGCGTGGCGATCTGACCACGCCGCTGATCGTGAACTATTCACTCAGTGGTACGGCAACGAACGGCGTGGACTATGACAGCGGATCGGTTTGGAATCCGCAAACATCCAATACAACGTCCACGCTGAATGCGGTGTGGGCGGCCGATGCGAACAATGCCTGGGCCGTGGGTGCCGGAGGCACCATCATGAAATGGGATGGCACAAGTTGGAGTGCGCAATCATCCGGCGTGACCTCCAGCCTGAACGCCGTGTGGGGCACCAGCGCCACCAGCGTGTGGGCCGCGGGCGACGGCGGTGTCATCTTGAAATGGAACGGCACTGCCTGGAGCGCACAGACTTCAGGCACCACGAACATCCTGCGTGCGGTCTGGGGAACGTCCGCCACAAGCATCTGGGCCGTGGGAGATGGCGGCACGATTTTGTTCTTCAACGGCACGGCCTGGAGCGCGCAGACGTCTGGCATTGCCACCGCGCTCTACGGGGTGTGGGGCAGCTCCGCGACCAGTGTGTGGTCAGTGGGTGCGGGCGGTGTGATCCGCTTTTGGAACGGCTCGACGTGGGCGGCACAAACCTCGCCCACGACCAATACGCTGCGCTCGATTACCGGCAGCAGCGCGACGAGTTTGTGGGCTGCCGGTGCGGCGGGCACGCTTCTGCGTTCGACCACCGGCACGAGTTGGAGCACGCTCACTTCTCCCACGACTCAAGACCTTTCCGGCATCTGGGCAGCCGATTCGAGCAATGCCTGGGCCAGCGGCAGCAACGGCGTCATTCTGCGCACCACCAATGCCACGACATGGACTGCGCAAGTCTCCAATGCCGTGCCAGCACTCAGCGGAGTGCGCGGCATCAGCACCGCCAATGTCTGGGCCGTGGGCGCCAGCGGCACCATCGTGAACTACAACACCGCCGCGAGCATTCCGCTGTCGGGCTCGTTCACCGTTCCACTGGGGATGAGTGTCTTTGACATGATTGTGCGTCCCATCGACGATGCCGTGGCGGAGGAGTTGGAGAATGTGGCGATCACCATCACTCCGAGCGCCAGCTACACGACTTTTGGCCCGACCAGTTCAGCATCCATGTGGGTCATCGACAATGAGCAGCCATCGGTGTTTGTCGATACGCAAGTGGGCACTGCCGGAAGCTCGACGGTGACGGAAGGCACGACCTCAACCCCCACGAAGTTTTATGTCTCACGCACCGGTTCGACGACGGCGGCACTCGCTGTGAACTTCACGCTCGGTGGCTCTGCGACGGCTGGCACTGACTACACGGTGACGACAGGTGCGAACCTCACCTTCAGCGGCAACACCGGTACTCTCACCATCGCAGCGGGCGCCCTTGGAGGTGATATACCGCTCGTGATCACCAACGACACCACCTTTGAAGGCACTGAGACGATCACCTTTGACTTGGCTGCCGGCTCGTATGGGCGTGGTCCTGGCACGCTGATGTATCTCGCCGACAATGAGACGAGCACAGCCTCGGTCGGCTTCCAGGCGTCGTCGTCTGCGGTCAATGAGAACGCGGGCACGGTGAACATCCCCGTCACGCTCTCATCCGCACAGGCGGCGCCAGTGAGCATTGATTATGCGCTGGGCACGAATACGTCGGGTTCGAGTTCCAGTGTCAGCACGCAGGCGCTGCCTTACTGGGTGCGCGTGGTGCGCGCGGGATCGAGCCTGACGTTCTTCGAGTCCAACGATGGCAGTGCGTGGGTCCAGCGCGGCGGCACCGTCACGCTGAGCGGTTTGTCTTCGTCCACCTATTACGCAGGCATTGCGCTTGGGTCGGCATCGTCCTCCGTTTCTTCGACGGCATCGGTGGACAATTTTGCCATCACCGGTCTCGATGCTGGTGCCACCGTCGGATCAGAAGGTGCGGTGAATCTCAGTGCCGCCACGGGTTCGCACACCAACACCAGCGGCGTTTACAGCATCACAGCCACCGGCACCGGACCGGGCGGTGGTGCGACGACTGATCAATTCAGGTTTGTCTATTTTCCTGTTTCAAATTCGGCGAACTGCACTGTTACCGCACGCCTTGCGAGCCAGACTGCAACAAGCACCGGCGCCCGGCTCGGCGTGATGCTGCGTAACGATGTGACCAATGCAGGTGCGATTTACGCCGCTTCGCTGGTGCATGGCACGGGTGGTTTTCTCAGCGGTTCACGCGCAACCCTGAATGCTGCAGCAGCCACACAGACGGCGGTGACCACGCCGATTCTTTCCAAGTGGTTCCGCCTCCAGCGCTCGGGTGATGTTTTCACTTCATCGCAGTCAAATGACGGCACCACCTGGGTCAGTGTCGGCACCACGCAAACCATCGCGCTCGGTCCCACAACACTTGCCGGCATCTTCTGCTCCGCGCGCTCAGATGGCACCGTTGCCACGGCGACGTTTGACAATGTGAGCCTTACTGGCAGCGGCACTCTTCAGGGACGGGATGTAGGGTTCGTCAACGTCGATGGCTCGGAGAGCTTGAACGGCGGCGTGTGGACGGTGAATGGATCGGGTTCCGGTGTGAGCACTGGCGGAGACGAGGGGCGCTTCGTCGCCAGAGAAGTCAGCGGTGACTTCACCTTGATTGCCAGGCTCACGAGTCTGTCGGGTGGCGCCAGCAATGCGCAGGCAGGTGTGATGATGCGCACGGACCGCAACGGCTACGCACGTGACTTCTATGCCGGCTGGTCGAACTCCCTGGCCATTGAACAATTCTACCGCACGCAATCCGTCTCGAGCGCCTTCGGCTCCGGCGTCGATTACACGTTCGCACCTGGCACGCTCACCTTCGCTCCGGGCGAGACTTCCAAGAACATCAGCATCATAATCAACGACGACAACATGCGCGAGCCGAACAACCTCGTGACCTTGCAGTTGCTCAATCCCAACGGTGCAGTGCTTGGCACCAACAGCTACCACGGACTCACCATCGTCGATAACGACACCGGCTCCGCAAGCCCCTATGTGAGCTTTGCTGCGGCATCGACGACGGTGGTGGAGAACGCGGGCTTTGCCGTGATTCAGGTTAGTCTCAGCACCGCCGCGACAACGAACGTCTCCATCGACTACTCCATGGCGGACGGCACGGCATTGAGCGGCAGCGACTACACGGGTGCCAGTGGCACGCTGAACTTCGCTGCGGGCGATACAGTGAAAACGATCACCGTGCCGATCCTTGATGATGGCATTGTCGAGAGCGCGGAATCGTTCACACTCACACTGTCCAATCCCGTCGGATTGCTGACGAGCAGTATCACCACGCACACCGTAACGATCAATGACGACGACCTGCCGACCGTGAGCATCGTCGCGAATGATCCCAACGCTTCTGAGACCGGACCCGACAACGGGCAGTTCACCATCAGCCGCTCCGGGCCGACGACCTCCCCGCTGACCGTTTTGCTCGCGCGCAGCGGCACCGCGACGAGCAGCACGGACTTCACCGCGATAGCCACACCCTTGAGCTTTGTGATCCCCACCGGACAGACCAGCGCGACGCTGGATGTGGTGCCGGTGGATGATGCGACCAACGAAGGCTCTGAGACCGTGATTGAAACCATCAGTGCTGACGCTGCCTATGTGATCGGGACTGCGTCCTCGGCCACGGTCACCATCGCCGACAATGATCGCAGCACGGTGACCATCGCCGCCACCGACAACATCGCCAGCGAGACGCCGGGAAACACCGGCACCTTCACCATCACTCGCACCGCACCGACCAACGTCGCGCTCACGGTGACGGTGGCGATCGCAGGCACCGCCACGAACACCACGGACTACAGCACGGTCAGCACGTCAGTCGCGTTTGCGATCAACGATGTGAGCAAGACCATCACCATCACACCCGTGAACGACTCGTTGCAGGAAGGTGATGAAACCGTGGCCGTCAACATCGTGGCTGGCGGGGGCAATTACACGATCGGCACGCCGGACGCGGCATTCGTGACGATCCAGGACAACGACAGCGCGCCGACGCTCTTCATCAACAGCCCCGGTGAACAAGGCGTGCTGCTCGCCAGCAGCAATGGGATCATCCTCAGCGCCACGGTGAGTGATGATGGACTGCCTTCGGCAACGACGCTGCAATGGACACAAGTCAATGGTCCTGGGACGGCGGCGTTTGCTTCACCGACGAGTGCGACCACCGCCGTCACCTTCAGCGTCGCAGGAACCTATGCGCTGCAACTCAGCGCCTTCGACGGATTGTTCACCAGCACAGACCAGGTCACGGTCATCGTTGGCGGCAGTCTCACGGCGGGTGATTGGATCTCGCAGGATCTCGATCCCATCGCGGCCAAGCGCGGACAAGGATTGCAGAGCGGCACGCAATTCAGCGTGAATGGCAGTGGTGGCGGCTACGCTTCGCGCGGCACCGATCAAGCCAGTGTGATGCTGCGGAGTTTGGATGGCGATGGCAGCATCGTCGCCCGACTCACAACGTTCACCACGACAGCAGCGCTTTCTGGCATAACCATCCGTGATTCGATGGCGCGCGGCGCGCGGCGCGCTGTGCTGGGTTACGTGCCCGGCACTGGGCTGCAGTTTCGTGCACGCACCACTGCGAGCTCGAGCGACACGCTCGTTGCCACCGGCACTGGGTTGACCTTGCCATTGTGGCTCAAACTGGACCGCGTGGCCGCCACCAATAACATCACCGCATCCTACAGCAGCGACGGCGTGAACTACACGCAACTCGGCACGACGACCGCGATCACGATGGACAACCGCGCGCTGTTCGGACTCACGACCACGAGCAATAGCACGAGCACCGTGGCGAATGCCGTGCTGGACAACGTCAGCACCACACCCGCGCTGAGTGGTCCGGCATTGGTCAGCGAAGACGCGACGGCATCACCTGCCGCCGCCGGCAGCGGCAGTGAGAGCGCGGGGACTTACACCATCGCGGGTTCGACGACTGGTTACTTCTACGGCTGGCAGTACTATGGTGATCTGGTCGTCACTGCGCGCCTCAACACCATGACCTCCGGCGCGGGCAGCGCCATCGCGGGCCTGCGTTTGTCGGAAGGTCTCGATGCCGGAGCTTATGTGCAGTTTGGTCGCATCGGCTCCAGTGCATACAATGGTTACTATTGGACCGTCATTGCCGGCGGCACGGGTGATGGCCTGCCGAGCGGTGTCAATAACGGCGACTGGCTGCGTGTCGTGCGCAAAGGCACCTCCGTCACCGCCTTCCGTGCGCCCAATGTGAGCGGCAGTCCAGGCACTTGGATTCAAGTCGGTCAACCACAGACCATCATCATGACCACGCCTGTGTGGGTCGGCTTCTACGTCAACAATGCGTCGGGCGTCGGACTCAACACGGCCACTTTCAGCGGCCTCACCATCGAGTCCCTCAACAAGGCGCCGATTGTCGGCATCGCCAGCACCGCCACCTACCCGCTCTCCCCCGTGCCGCTGGACGGCACCGTCACGGACGACAGCTACCCCACGCCCGTCAGCCTCAGCACCACCTGGAGCCGGCAGAGCGGGCCCGCCAGCGTGGTCTTTGCCGACGCCACGCAGGTGGACACCACCGCCACCCTCAGCCAGCCCGGCAGCTATGTGCTGCGCCTGACCGCCAATGACAGCAGCGCCCAGACCTTCAAAGACCTGACCTTCACCGGCTACGCCAAGGCCTTTGAAGTCTGGCAGGCGCAAAACTGGACCGCCTACTCCGACCCCAACGCCGCAGCCACCTACGACGCCGACCGCGACGGCCAGGCCAACCTCCTGGAATACGCCTTTGGCACCCCGCCGCAGACCGCCGGCACCTCCCCGCTGGTGTACGACACCACCGCCGTCAGCACCGACAAATACCTCCGCATCACCGTGCCGAAAAACGCCGCCGCCACCGATGTGACCTTCACCGTCGAAGCCACCAGCGACCTCACCAATCCCAACGGCTGGAGCAGCGTGGGCCTCGTCACCGAGCAAAACACCAGCACCCAGCTCATCGTCCGTGATGCCCTGCCCATGAGCGCCAGCGGCCCCCGGTTCATGCGCGTGAAGGTGGTGCGGAATTAG